A portion of the Rhodopseudomonas sp. BAL398 genome contains these proteins:
- a CDS encoding sigma-54-dependent Fis family transcriptional regulator, with protein MRPDQAAHIDELVRAANGYATRRDVIIKDSWRRCVSEHNLDPEVLRAPCIVTQARLREHQEAIEEFLDTARFGAETLYRQMAGLGYVMLLTDSKGITVDFIGDPTFDNNLMRAGLYLGANWNEQYAGTCAVGTCIATGEALVVHQTDHFDATHIPLTCTAAPVFDPFGHLAAVLDISALRSPEPKESQFLALHCVRSFAHKIETAHLINRFRHEWIIKLAAAPEFADVEPAHVLALDGAGRILGFNSMARSLLMRGVGGGDLDGRPLLGRPVSEFFDLTVDDLPRFSHCYPAARRMVRLTVSGTPFFAQSIAPPDRRGTPVGDVASAALPGPLQGLFCDEPTMHRVASRAAKLVNAQIGLLICGETGSGKEHLAKAIHASGGRASKPFVAVNCAALPEQLIEGELFGYEPGAFTGAAAKGKKGLVIEAEGGTLFLDEIGDMPLTLQTRLLRILAEREVTPLGRSRPIPVNIRVIAATHRDLVAEVRAGHFREDLYFRLSGAVLTLPPLRQRTDLRWLVDRLLTERIAPGEARFEIADGAMQMICAYSWPGNVRELANALDYACAVACDGIIRPEDLPDIVRRLPDNGAPLAAILRLPPAAASPTSIRPPAGGWCERDALIAALATRQWNVSAAARDLGVDRTTIHRRMRRFSITPPWRSATVQWGPFDSARSDQPPEHWTRGSSRRRFAADDVAGTGHTPVRRP; from the coding sequence ATGCGACCTGATCAGGCTGCGCACATCGATGAGCTTGTGCGGGCGGCGAACGGCTATGCGACGCGACGCGACGTCATCATCAAGGACTCCTGGCGGCGCTGTGTCAGCGAACACAATCTTGATCCCGAAGTGCTGCGCGCGCCGTGCATCGTCACGCAGGCCCGGCTGCGCGAGCACCAGGAGGCGATCGAGGAATTTCTCGACACCGCTCGGTTCGGAGCGGAGACGCTGTACCGCCAGATGGCCGGCCTTGGCTACGTGATGCTGCTGACCGATTCAAAGGGCATCACCGTCGATTTCATCGGCGATCCGACCTTCGACAACAATCTGATGCGGGCCGGGTTGTACCTTGGCGCCAATTGGAACGAGCAGTACGCCGGCACCTGTGCGGTCGGTACCTGCATCGCCACTGGCGAGGCGCTGGTGGTTCATCAGACCGATCATTTCGACGCCACCCACATTCCGCTCACCTGCACGGCGGCGCCGGTGTTCGATCCGTTCGGACATCTCGCGGCGGTGCTGGATATCTCAGCGCTGCGCTCGCCGGAGCCGAAGGAGAGTCAATTCCTGGCGCTACATTGCGTGAGATCCTTCGCGCACAAGATCGAGACCGCCCATCTCATCAACCGCTTCCGGCACGAATGGATCATCAAGCTGGCGGCCGCGCCGGAATTCGCCGATGTCGAGCCGGCTCATGTGCTGGCGCTGGACGGGGCCGGCCGCATCCTCGGCTTCAACAGCATGGCGCGGTCTCTGCTGATGCGCGGAGTCGGCGGCGGAGATCTCGACGGCCGTCCGTTGCTCGGGCGGCCGGTGTCGGAGTTTTTCGATCTCACGGTCGACGATTTGCCGCGCTTTAGCCACTGCTACCCGGCGGCGCGGCGCATGGTGCGGTTGACGGTGAGCGGGACGCCGTTTTTCGCCCAGTCGATCGCGCCGCCGGACCGGCGCGGGACGCCGGTCGGCGACGTGGCGAGCGCGGCGTTGCCTGGTCCGCTGCAAGGATTGTTCTGCGACGAGCCGACCATGCATCGGGTGGCTTCCCGCGCAGCCAAGCTGGTCAACGCCCAGATCGGCCTGCTGATCTGTGGCGAGACCGGCAGCGGCAAGGAACATCTCGCCAAGGCGATCCATGCCTCCGGCGGTCGGGCCTCCAAGCCGTTCGTCGCGGTGAATTGCGCCGCGCTGCCCGAGCAACTGATCGAGGGCGAATTGTTCGGCTACGAGCCCGGTGCCTTCACGGGCGCCGCCGCCAAGGGCAAGAAAGGCCTCGTCATCGAGGCCGAGGGTGGCACGCTGTTCCTCGACGAGATCGGCGACATGCCGCTGACCTTGCAGACCCGGCTGCTGCGGATCCTGGCCGAGCGGGAGGTGACGCCGCTGGGGCGGTCGCGGCCGATCCCGGTGAACATCCGCGTCATTGCCGCGACCCATCGCGACCTTGTGGCCGAGGTCAGGGCCGGACATTTCCGCGAGGATCTGTATTTCCGCCTCAGCGGCGCAGTGCTGACCTTGCCACCATTGCGCCAGCGCACCGATCTGCGCTGGCTGGTGGATCGGCTGCTCACCGAGCGGATAGCACCTGGCGAAGCGCGCTTTGAAATCGCTGACGGAGCGATGCAGATGATATGCGCCTATAGCTGGCCCGGAAATGTCCGCGAACTCGCCAATGCGCTGGACTATGCTTGCGCGGTGGCTTGCGATGGCATCATCCGTCCGGAGGACCTGCCCGATATCGTGCGCAGATTGCCGGACAATGGCGCGCCACTTGCGGCCATCCTCCGCCTGCCGCCGGCGGCAGCGTCACCGACAAGCATCCGACCGCCGGCCGGCGGGTGGTGCGAGCGCGACGCCCTCATTGCCGCGCTCGCAACTCGGCAGTGGAATGTCTCCGCCGCGGCGCGGGATCTCGGCGTCGATCGGACCACCATCCACCGCCGCATGCGACGCTTCAGCATCACGCCACCCTGGCGAAGCGCCACGGTCCAGTGGGGCCCATTCGACTCGGCAAGGAGCGACCAGCCGCCCGAGCATTGGACCCGCGGGAGTTCTCGACGGCGGTTCGCGGCCGACGATGTGGCCGGGACCGGACACACCCCAGTGAGGCGCCCTTAA
- a CDS encoding alpha-ketoacid dehydrogenase subunit beta produces MTRNISYKQAINEALELEMRRDPSVILLGEDIVGGSGAPGEIDAWGGVLGVTKGLHGKYPGRLLDTPLSESAYIGAAIGAAACGMRPVAELMFLDFMGVCFDQILNQAAKFKYMFGGKAKTPVVIRAMVGAGFRAAAQHSQMLTPMFAHVPGLKVVCPSNAYDAKGLLIQSIRDDDPVIFCEHKALYGLECPVPEESYAIPFGEANILREGKDVTIVSYGLTVHRALEAAEKLAKTGVQAEVIDLRTLSPIDWDTVIESVESTGHLVVVDEANPRCSIASDVAAYVAQNAFTALKAAPQMVTAPHTPVPFSPTLEDLYIPSADAIAAAVSKTTAQALAA; encoded by the coding sequence ATGACCCGCAACATCAGCTATAAGCAGGCAATCAACGAGGCGCTCGAGTTGGAGATGCGCCGCGACCCCAGCGTCATCCTTTTGGGCGAGGACATCGTCGGCGGCTCCGGTGCGCCGGGCGAGATCGACGCCTGGGGCGGCGTACTCGGCGTCACCAAGGGGCTGCACGGCAAATATCCCGGCCGACTGTTGGACACCCCGCTGTCGGAGAGCGCCTATATCGGCGCCGCCATCGGGGCCGCCGCCTGCGGCATGCGGCCGGTGGCGGAACTGATGTTCCTCGACTTCATGGGCGTATGCTTCGACCAGATCCTGAACCAGGCCGCCAAGTTCAAATACATGTTCGGCGGCAAGGCCAAGACCCCGGTGGTGATCCGCGCCATGGTGGGCGCCGGATTTCGCGCCGCCGCCCAACACTCGCAGATGCTGACCCCGATGTTCGCTCACGTGCCCGGGTTGAAGGTGGTCTGCCCCTCCAACGCCTATGACGCCAAGGGGCTGCTGATCCAGTCGATCCGCGACGACGACCCGGTGATCTTCTGCGAGCACAAGGCGCTGTACGGTCTGGAATGCCCGGTTCCCGAGGAGAGCTACGCCATCCCGTTCGGCGAAGCCAATATCCTGCGCGAGGGCAAGGACGTCACCATCGTCAGTTACGGGCTGACCGTGCACCGCGCTTTGGAGGCGGCGGAGAAACTCGCCAAGACCGGCGTGCAGGCCGAAGTGATCGATCTGCGCACGCTGTCGCCGATTGATTGGGACACGGTGATCGAGAGCGTTGAGAGCACCGGCCATCTGGTGGTGGTGGACGAGGCCAATCCGCGCTGCTCGATCGCCTCCGACGTCGCCGCCTATGTGGCGCAAAACGCCTTCACGGCGCTGAAGGCGGCGCCCCAGATGGTGACCGCGCCTCACACGCCGGTGCCGTTCTCGCCGACGCTGGAGGACCTCTACATCCCGTCCGCCGACGCCATCGCGGCCGCGGTGAGCAAGACCACCGCCCAAGCCTTGGCTGCGTGA
- a CDS encoding AsmA family protein, whose protein sequence is MQTTLLGLAMALILALIAALVGPYFIDWNQFRTQFEAEATRLVGAPVRVSGALDARLLPTPSLQLRSVTVGGANDPGRLRADKLDVEFSLGDLMRGQWRADRLTLNGFALDLGLDAKGRLDWPASGLSNLAGLTVDRLDLTGRIALHDAASRATLELNDIAFSGELRALLGSLRGDGNFLMAGTRYPFRLSLGRVADGNGTRLHLTVDPGARALSADLDGVLSFAARSPRFDGAVTLAAPAPAAGKDAPKAADAPTPWRVSARVKADADAARLAQLEASYGPEDRALKLSGAGELQFGAQPHLQATLAARQLDADRLLADGGVVAPAHWLRQLRGLAQALPSPPLPSRIEISADQIMLGGRPVQNIAADLRSDSQAWMLERLSLRAPGGSELALRGAASDANDSFKGQLSVDSADPDLLAAWLQARDDTPGRVPRPLRARAAVSVAPDGVVIDALKAELDGGTLQGRIALSGAAGASRIEAALQADRIDLDGAASLLRSLAGPQPDWPDEAKLSFDFARATARGQVMQPLVARLNYGQRMLALEQLKIGTAGGAMLDGDGSFDRSDATGHLQVSARAPALGQIAGAIAPLAPAVAARLQAMGDARGAAHATLSLTVAPSNNPASAKGKNNKAKAGQAEARAALTIDAPQLKGRVSLTARPSLAELRGADVEALLRSEVTAETDLSATRGEALLALLRLDRAIAAGEGGARLQASATGAWQAPLRLKAHLTGEALDVEAEGSAKPWASEPTATLNLKAPRLNLTPLLRLDAADPKLATISLTSRLGVAGSKWSFNDIDAGIAGAKLRGRIAVTLGDDKDGKDNANVIEGEAGIDTLQLAPLFRLAVGAGVDQTAPLGNGWMQGWRGRVTFQALRGVLPGGAELQPVSGVIRGDGRSLSVDSKGKIGGGEAEVDVHAQPSDAGVALNLRLQLAGVDGAALHYRALAMPAARVALQMTLDSSGRSASALAGALSGGGSVTLQSAQIPGLDPKAFAVAIHAGEAGGPIDADNLERLIAPVLAAGTLPVAETQFPLSLANGQLRVTATTLDSPAARAVVSGGYDIPADQVDIRASLTPKSTAAALRPDITIFVTGPPDALTRSVDVAALSSWLAVQRIDRETKKLELLERDAARSAPLPGAIAPKAVAPSKPSPAKQNPPAAPSAATPAPAQPSAVERPAESSIPTPAQPSSPTPDAAGAGAPNLPLNVPVPGRDPRDATSRQGTSTDGASTDGAAQEPSPKPEVERPRRTATPQPSRPAAREKAAPLPPPIEIRPAPGDGHQPRRRAPLVITPNPPRAPF, encoded by the coding sequence TTGCAGACGACGCTACTCGGCCTGGCGATGGCGCTGATCCTGGCGCTGATCGCCGCCTTGGTGGGTCCGTATTTCATCGACTGGAACCAGTTCCGCACGCAATTCGAGGCGGAGGCGACGCGGCTGGTCGGCGCGCCGGTTCGCGTCAGCGGCGCGCTTGATGCGCGGCTATTGCCAACGCCGAGCCTGCAGCTGCGCTCGGTCACGGTTGGCGGCGCCAATGATCCCGGCCGGCTGCGCGCCGACAAGCTCGACGTCGAATTCAGCCTTGGCGATCTGATGCGCGGGCAGTGGCGCGCCGACCGACTCACCCTCAACGGCTTTGCGCTGGATCTCGGGCTCGATGCCAAGGGCCGGCTCGATTGGCCGGCGTCGGGCCTGTCCAATCTGGCCGGGCTGACGGTGGACCGTCTCGACCTCACCGGGCGGATTGCGCTGCATGACGCCGCCAGCCGCGCGACGCTGGAACTCAACGACATTGCCTTCAGCGGCGAGTTGCGGGCGCTGCTCGGCTCGTTGCGCGGCGACGGCAATTTCCTGATGGCGGGGACGCGGTATCCGTTCCGGCTGTCGCTTGGCCGGGTCGCCGACGGCAATGGCACGCGGCTGCATCTGACGGTCGATCCCGGCGCGCGGGCGCTGTCGGCCGATCTCGACGGGGTGCTGAGCTTCGCGGCGCGCTCGCCGCGTTTCGATGGCGCGGTGACGCTGGCGGCGCCGGCTCCAGCGGCGGGCAAGGATGCACCAAAGGCCGCGGACGCGCCGACGCCGTGGCGGGTCTCGGCGCGGGTCAAGGCCGATGCCGATGCCGCCCGGCTGGCGCAGCTCGAGGCCTCTTACGGCCCTGAGGACAGGGCGCTGAAACTGTCCGGCGCCGGCGAATTGCAATTTGGCGCCCAGCCGCATCTGCAGGCGACGCTGGCGGCGCGCCAGCTCGATGCCGACCGGTTGCTGGCCGATGGCGGCGTCGTCGCGCCGGCGCACTGGCTGCGGCAGCTACGCGGCTTGGCGCAAGCCCTGCCGTCGCCGCCGCTGCCGAGCCGGATCGAGATCAGCGCCGATCAGATCATGCTGGGCGGCCGGCCGGTGCAGAACATCGCCGCGGATCTGCGCTCCGACAGCCAGGCCTGGATGCTGGAGCGACTCAGCCTGCGCGCGCCCGGCGGATCGGAGCTGGCGCTGCGCGGGGCTGCGTCCGACGCCAATGACAGTTTCAAGGGACAATTGAGCGTGGATTCGGCCGATCCGGATCTGCTGGCGGCCTGGCTGCAGGCGCGCGACGACACCCCCGGCCGGGTGCCGAGGCCGTTGCGCGCGCGGGCCGCGGTCAGCGTCGCCCCGGATGGCGTGGTGATCGATGCGCTCAAGGCCGAACTCGATGGCGGCACGCTGCAGGGCCGGATCGCGCTGTCCGGCGCGGCGGGCGCGTCGCGGATCGAGGCCGCGCTGCAGGCGGATCGGATCGATCTCGACGGCGCCGCCAGCCTGCTGCGCTCGCTGGCGGGACCGCAGCCGGATTGGCCCGACGAGGCCAAGCTCTCGTTCGATTTCGCCCGGGCGACGGCGCGCGGGCAGGTCATGCAGCCGCTGGTGGCACGGTTGAATTACGGGCAGCGCATGCTGGCGCTGGAGCAATTGAAGATCGGCACCGCCGGCGGCGCGATGCTCGACGGCGATGGATCATTCGATCGCAGCGACGCCACCGGCCATCTGCAGGTGAGCGCGAGGGCGCCGGCGCTGGGCCAGATCGCCGGCGCGATCGCGCCGCTGGCGCCGGCTGTCGCCGCGCGGCTGCAGGCGATGGGCGACGCAAGGGGAGCGGCACATGCGACGCTGTCGCTCACGGTGGCGCCGAGCAACAACCCGGCGAGCGCCAAGGGCAAAAACAACAAGGCCAAAGCCGGACAGGCCGAGGCCCGCGCCGCGCTCACGATCGACGCGCCGCAGCTCAAGGGCCGTGTCAGCCTCACGGCGCGGCCGTCACTCGCCGAGCTGCGCGGCGCGGATGTCGAGGCGCTGTTGCGCAGCGAGGTGACGGCCGAAACCGATCTGTCCGCCACGCGCGGCGAGGCGCTGCTGGCCTTGCTCCGGCTTGATCGGGCGATCGCCGCGGGCGAGGGCGGCGCGCGGCTGCAGGCCTCGGCGACCGGAGCTTGGCAAGCGCCGCTGCGGCTGAAGGCGCATCTCACCGGCGAAGCGCTTGACGTCGAGGCCGAGGGCAGCGCCAAGCCTTGGGCGAGCGAGCCGACGGCGACGCTGAATCTGAAGGCGCCACGCCTCAATTTGACGCCGCTGCTGCGGCTGGACGCCGCCGATCCGAAATTGGCGACGATCAGTCTGACCTCGCGGCTCGGCGTCGCCGGCAGCAAATGGAGCTTCAACGATATCGACGCCGGAATCGCCGGCGCCAAGCTGCGTGGCCGGATTGCGGTGACGCTCGGCGACGACAAAGACGGCAAAGACAATGCCAATGTGATCGAAGGCGAGGCCGGGATCGATACGCTGCAGCTGGCGCCGCTGTTCCGGCTGGCGGTCGGCGCCGGCGTCGATCAGACCGCCCCGCTGGGAAACGGATGGATGCAGGGCTGGCGCGGCCGGGTGACATTCCAGGCGCTGCGCGGGGTGTTGCCGGGCGGTGCCGAACTGCAACCGGTCAGCGGCGTGATCCGCGGCGACGGCCGCTCGCTGAGCGTCGACTCCAAGGGCAAGATCGGCGGCGGCGAGGCCGAGGTCGATGTTCATGCGCAGCCGTCGGACGCCGGCGTGGCGCTGAATCTGCGGCTGCAACTCGCCGGGGTCGATGGGGCCGCGCTGCATTATCGCGCGCTGGCGATGCCGGCGGCGCGGGTGGCGCTGCAGATGACGCTGGATAGCTCCGGCCGCAGCGCGTCAGCGCTGGCCGGCGCCTTGTCGGGCGGCGGGTCGGTGACGCTGCAATCCGCGCAGATCCCCGGGCTCGATCCGAAGGCCTTCGCGGTCGCGATTCATGCCGGCGAGGCCGGCGGGCCGATCGACGCCGACAATCTGGAACGCCTGATCGCGCCGGTGCTGGCGGCCGGCACCCTGCCGGTGGCCGAGACCCAATTTCCGCTCAGCCTGGCCAATGGCCAGCTCCGTGTCACCGCGACCACGCTGGACTCGCCGGCGGCACGGGCGGTGGTGTCCGGCGGCTACGATATCCCCGCCGACCAGGTCGACATCCGCGCCAGCCTGACGCCGAAATCGACCGCCGCGGCGTTGCGGCCGGACATCACGATCTTCGTGACCGGTCCGCCCGATGCGCTGACCCGCAGCGTCGACGTTGCGGCGCTGTCGTCCTGGCTCGCGGTTCAGCGGATCGACCGCGAAACCAAGAAGCTCGAATTGCTCGAGCGCGATGCCGCGCGGTCGGCGCCGCTGCCGGGCGCGATTGCGCCAAAGGCGGTCGCGCCGTCAAAGCCGAGCCCCGCAAAGCAGAATCCTCCCGCAGCGCCGAGTGCCGCGACGCCGGCTCCTGCACAGCCGTCGGCGGTCGAACGCCCCGCAGAGAGTTCGATCCCGACACCCGCTCAGCCATCATCGCCGACGCCCGACGCGGCGGGCGCCGGCGCGCCGAATCTGCCGTTGAATGTTCCGGTTCCGGGTCGCGATCCGCGCGATGCGACGTCGAGGCAGGGCACGTCGACGGACGGCGCATCGACGGACGGCGCGGCGCAGGAGCCTTCGCCGAAGCCGGAGGTCGAAAGGCCGCGCCGCACGGCGACGCCGCAGCCGTCACGGCCTGCCGCGCGCGAAAAGGCGGCGCCATTGCCGCCGCCGATCGAAATTCGGCCCGCACCCGGCGATGGGCATCAGCCCAGGCGACGCGCGCCTTTGGTAATCACGCCGAATCCGCCACGCGCGCCATTCTGA
- a CDS encoding acetoin dehydrogenase dihydrolipoyllysine-residue acetyltransferase subunit has translation MNARIKPIVMPKWGLSMSEGKLTGWLKPAGTKIAVGDEIVEVETDKIAGVVEAGDAGTLRRLLGVPDTIYPVKSLIGVIAEDDVPDAEIDAFVAGYAAEAAETEDGETTVPLYQFVDTPAGRLRYAKRGDHDRTIILIHGFGGDLDNWLFNIDALAETGTVYALDLPGHGQSAKTVQEPSLAGLSAALLGFMQALGIEQAHLVGHSLGGAVAARIALDQPDRVASITLIGSAGLGEEINASYTDGFVAANSRRELKPVLEQLFHDPANVTRQLVDDLLKYKRIDGVDAALRALGGALFAAGRQSQVLAEALRDNATPVLVIWGESDQVIPAAHATALGDTAKTEVIADAGHMVQMEKASRVNELVRDHVTG, from the coding sequence ATGAACGCGCGTATCAAACCGATCGTCATGCCCAAATGGGGACTGTCGATGTCGGAGGGCAAGCTGACCGGCTGGCTGAAGCCGGCCGGCACCAAAATTGCGGTGGGCGACGAGATCGTCGAGGTGGAGACCGACAAGATCGCCGGCGTGGTGGAGGCCGGCGACGCCGGCACGCTGCGCCGCCTCCTCGGCGTTCCGGACACCATCTATCCGGTGAAGTCGCTGATCGGCGTGATCGCGGAGGACGACGTGCCGGATGCCGAGATCGACGCCTTCGTGGCCGGATATGCCGCCGAAGCGGCGGAGACGGAGGATGGCGAGACCACAGTCCCGCTCTATCAATTCGTCGATACCCCCGCCGGGCGGCTGCGCTATGCCAAGCGCGGCGACCACGATCGCACCATCATCCTGATCCACGGTTTCGGCGGCGATCTCGACAATTGGCTGTTTAACATCGACGCGCTCGCCGAAACGGGCACCGTCTATGCCCTGGATCTACCGGGACACGGGCAATCGGCCAAGACCGTGCAGGAGCCCAGCCTTGCGGGGCTGTCCGCCGCCTTGCTCGGCTTCATGCAGGCGCTCGGCATCGAACAGGCCCATCTGGTCGGCCATTCGCTGGGCGGGGCAGTCGCGGCCCGCATCGCGCTCGACCAGCCCGACCGCGTCGCCTCGATCACGCTGATCGGTTCGGCCGGGCTCGGCGAAGAGATCAACGCCAGCTACACCGACGGCTTCGTCGCGGCGAACTCACGCCGCGAGCTGAAGCCGGTGCTCGAGCAGCTGTTCCACGATCCGGCCAATGTCACCCGCCAGCTGGTGGACGACCTTTTGAAGTACAAGCGAATCGACGGCGTCGACGCGGCGTTGCGCGCGCTCGGCGGCGCATTGTTCGCGGCCGGGCGGCAGAGCCAGGTGCTGGCCGAGGCGCTGCGGGACAACGCAACGCCGGTGCTGGTGATCTGGGGCGAGAGCGACCAGGTGATTCCCGCGGCCCATGCGACCGCACTGGGCGACACCGCCAAGACCGAAGTGATCGCCGACGCCGGTCACATGGTCCAGATGGAGAAGGCCAGCCGCGTCAACGAGCTGGTTCGCGACCACGTGACCGGTTGA
- a CDS encoding thiamine pyrophosphate-dependent dehydrogenase E1 component subunit alpha — protein sequence MSHAASNNPFPLPKDQLLAAYRTMRTIRDFEERLHVEFAKGDIPGFVHLYAGEEACAAGIMMHLTDIDRIASTHRGHGHCIAKGVDVNEMMAEIYGRSTGSCRGKGGSMHIADLSKGMMGANGILGAGAPLICGAGLAAKFRGDGGVGITFFGDGASNQGTVLESMNLAAAWNLPVIFVVENNGYAEATSVEYATAVESYVDRASGFGLPGVTVDGTDFFAVYEAAGEIIRRARTGGGPALLECKTIRFFGHFEGDAQTYKAKGENDYNREYRDCLTLFASRVTSAGVISEAEIALIDREVAALIDQAVESAKDAPLPTARELLTDVYVAY from the coding sequence ATGTCCCACGCCGCATCCAACAATCCGTTCCCGCTGCCCAAGGACCAGCTGCTGGCGGCCTATCGCACCATGCGCACCATCCGGGATTTCGAAGAGCGGCTGCATGTCGAGTTCGCCAAGGGCGACATTCCGGGATTCGTGCATCTCTATGCCGGCGAGGAGGCCTGCGCGGCCGGCATCATGATGCACCTCACCGACATTGACCGCATCGCCTCCACCCATCGCGGTCACGGCCATTGCATCGCCAAGGGCGTGGACGTGAACGAGATGATGGCGGAGATCTACGGCCGATCCACCGGCTCGTGCCGTGGCAAGGGCGGCTCGATGCATATCGCCGACCTGTCCAAGGGCATGATGGGCGCCAACGGCATTTTGGGCGCCGGCGCACCGCTGATCTGCGGTGCAGGGCTGGCCGCAAAATTCCGCGGCGACGGCGGAGTTGGTATCACCTTTTTCGGCGATGGCGCCTCCAACCAGGGCACCGTGTTGGAAAGCATGAATCTGGCGGCGGCCTGGAATCTGCCGGTGATCTTCGTGGTGGAGAACAACGGCTACGCGGAAGCGACTTCGGTGGAATATGCCACCGCGGTGGAATCCTATGTCGACCGGGCCTCGGGCTTTGGGCTGCCCGGCGTCACCGTGGACGGCACCGACTTTTTCGCCGTGTACGAGGCGGCGGGCGAGATCATCCGCCGGGCGCGAACGGGCGGCGGCCCGGCCCTGCTGGAATGCAAGACCATCCGCTTCTTCGGCCATTTCGAGGGCGACGCCCAGACCTACAAGGCCAAGGGCGAGAACGACTACAACCGCGAGTACCGCGATTGTCTGACGCTGTTCGCCAGCCGCGTGACCTCGGCCGGCGTGATCAGCGAGGCCGAGATCGCATTGATCGACCGCGAGGTCGCCGCCCTCATCGACCAGGCGGTGGAAAGTGCCAAGGACGCGCCGCTGCCGACCGCGCGCGAACTACTGACCGACGTCTACGTCGCATACTGA
- a CDS encoding ribbon-helix-helix domain-containing protein: MKSPVVKRSIVVAGHKTSVSLEEAFWNGMKEISSLRDMTLSELVGEIDGNRQQGNLSSAIRLFVLDYFRTRAVKPVTETKSEAQPAHGTAGH, translated from the coding sequence ATGAAATCGCCGGTCGTCAAACGCTCCATCGTGGTCGCGGGCCACAAGACCAGTGTCAGCCTCGAAGAGGCGTTCTGGAATGGCATGAAGGAAATCTCCAGCCTGCGGGACATGACACTGTCCGAGCTGGTCGGCGAGATCGACGGCAATCGGCAGCAGGGCAATCTGTCCTCCGCGATTCGCCTGTTCGTGCTGGACTACTTCCGGACCCGCGCGGTGAAGCCGGTCACCGAGACCAAGTCCGAAGCCCAGCCCGCACACGGAACCGCTGGACACTAA
- a CDS encoding ATP-NAD kinase family protein, with protein MTPKVGIIANPISARDIRRVVASANSVQIADRANIVLRTLAALAAAGIEDVVMMPERGGIAGHVLRGMARAVNQGESRFPRLDFLDMKVAGTVEDTRCAARMMAAAGDVAAIIVLGGDGTHRAVVSECGAVPIAGISTGTNNAFPEHREPTITGLAAGLAAIGRVPPDIAFAANKKIEVSLDGGTPEIALVDVAIVTDRCVGARALWRTETFRELFVTFADPEVIGMAAIAGLVEPVTRKEPGGLALTLAPAAPADLRVRAPIAPGLVEMIGIDSWRRMPAGRVFSPALAAGSIALDGERELYFDPHQEVAIVLIDRAFRTVDVSAVMQFAARNGLLVERPLAHVHP; from the coding sequence ATGACGCCGAAGGTCGGCATTATAGCCAATCCGATTTCGGCGCGGGATATCCGCCGCGTCGTCGCCAGCGCCAACAGTGTGCAGATCGCCGACCGCGCCAATATCGTGCTGCGGACGCTGGCAGCGCTCGCCGCCGCCGGGATCGAGGACGTGGTGATGATGCCGGAGCGCGGCGGCATCGCCGGACATGTGCTGCGCGGCATGGCGCGCGCGGTGAACCAGGGCGAAAGCCGGTTTCCGCGCCTCGACTTTCTCGACATGAAGGTGGCCGGCACGGTGGAGGATACGCGATGCGCCGCCCGGATGATGGCGGCCGCGGGCGACGTAGCCGCCATCATCGTGCTGGGCGGCGACGGCACCCATCGGGCGGTGGTCAGCGAATGTGGTGCGGTGCCGATCGCCGGGATTTCCACCGGCACCAACAATGCCTTTCCGGAGCATCGCGAGCCCACCATCACCGGGCTCGCCGCCGGCCTCGCCGCGATTGGCCGGGTACCGCCGGACATCGCCTTTGCGGCCAACAAGAAGATCGAGGTCAGCCTCGATGGTGGTACGCCGGAGATTGCGCTGGTCGATGTGGCGATCGTCACCGACCGCTGCGTCGGCGCCCGCGCGCTGTGGCGCACCGAGACGTTTCGCGAGCTGTTTGTCACCTTCGCCGATCCGGAAGTGATCGGCATGGCGGCGATCGCCGGCCTCGTCGAGCCGGTGACGCGCAAGGAGCCGGGCGGCCTCGCGCTCACTCTCGCCCCGGCCGCACCCGCAGACCTGCGGGTGCGTGCGCCGATCGCCCCCGGCCTGGTGGAGATGATCGGCATCGACAGCTGGCGGCGAATGCCGGCGGGCCGCGTGTTCTCCCCGGCCCTGGCCGCCGGATCCATCGCGCTCGATGGCGAGCGCGAGCTGTACTTCGACCCGCATCAGGAGGTCGCGATCGTGTTGATCGACCGCGCCTTCCGCACCGTCGACGTCTCGGCGGTGATGCAGTTTGCCGCCCGCAACGGCCTGCTCGTGGAGCGGCCATTGGCCCACGTACATCCCTAA
- a CDS encoding DUF4169 family protein translates to MTDVVNLKRFKKRAARDQAALLADANRARFGRTKSERALDEQRNSRANDLLNQHKLGGEDAS, encoded by the coding sequence GTGACGGACGTGGTCAATCTGAAGCGATTCAAGAAACGAGCGGCGCGCGATCAGGCCGCGCTGCTTGCCGATGCGAACCGTGCGCGTTTCGGCCGCACCAAATCCGAGCGTGCGCTGGATGAACAGCGCAACAGCCGCGCAAACGATTTACTCAATCAACACAAGCTCGGGGGCGAGGACGCATCATGA